A stretch of Metabacillus sp. FJAT-52054 DNA encodes these proteins:
- the flgB gene encoding flagellar basal body rod protein FlgB, giving the protein MLLFSNTITSLENALKTSNIQQKVISNNIANADTPGYKAKKVSFQNVLNSEMASIKATRTDQRHLEFTNASTTGAVVKNKNSSYHSNGNSVDIDQEMSDLAKNQIQYNALVDRLNGKFKSLQTVLTGGR; this is encoded by the coding sequence ATTTTGCTCTTTTCAAATACCATTACTTCTCTTGAGAATGCCTTGAAAACGTCCAATATACAGCAAAAAGTGATTTCAAATAATATTGCCAATGCAGATACCCCTGGATATAAAGCCAAAAAGGTATCTTTTCAAAATGTTTTAAACAGTGAGATGGCTTCTATAAAAGCAACCAGGACAGATCAAAGACACCTGGAATTTACAAATGCCTCCACAACAGGAGCTGTAGTTAAAAATAAAAACAGCTCCTATCATTCGAACGGCAATAGTGTGGACATTGATCAGGAAATGTCCGATCTTGCGAAAAACCAAATTCAGTACAACGCTCTTGTTGACAGATTAAACGGGAAGTTCAAATCGCTTCAGACAGTTTTGACGGGAGGGAGATAA
- the flgC gene encoding flagellar basal body rod protein FlgC: protein MTIFNSLNTSASALTAQRLRMDVVSSNIANAETTRGKFVDGEWQPYQRKMVEIKEKDSFSSMLSRAGTGQAGSGVQVTKISDDSSPFKLVYDPGHPDADAQGYVKMPNVDPLKEMTDLISSTRSYEANVTVFNASKNMLLKALEIGK from the coding sequence ATGACCATTTTTAACAGCTTGAATACCTCTGCCTCAGCTTTAACTGCGCAGCGATTAAGAATGGATGTTGTTTCCTCAAACATTGCGAATGCAGAGACTACAAGAGGAAAATTTGTTGATGGGGAATGGCAGCCTTACCAACGGAAAATGGTTGAAATAAAAGAGAAGGACAGCTTTTCCTCTATGCTGTCCAGAGCGGGAACCGGCCAGGCCGGAAGCGGAGTGCAGGTTACAAAAATCAGTGATGACTCATCACCATTTAAATTAGTTTATGATCCCGGGCACCCGGATGCAGATGCGCAAGGTTATGTTAAGATGCCGAATGTTGATCCGCTTAAAGAAATGACGGATTTAATCAGCAGTACTCGTTCTTACGAGGCAAACGTAACCGTGTTCAATGCCTCTAAAAACATGCTTTTAAAGGCATTAGAAATTGGAAAGTAA
- the fliE gene encoding flagellar hook-basal body complex protein FliE, translated as MINGITPISLQNMDGVAKAAAPAQTQAGQFGDMLKNAMNEVNRAQLESDKMTGALAKGQNVELQDVMIAAEKASVTLLSSIEMRNKAIEAYQEVMRMQM; from the coding sequence ATGATCAATGGTATTACTCCTATATCCCTTCAAAATATGGACGGTGTGGCAAAGGCAGCGGCACCGGCTCAAACACAGGCAGGCCAATTCGGAGACATGCTGAAAAATGCTATGAATGAAGTAAACCGTGCACAGCTTGAGTCGGATAAAATGACTGGGGCACTGGCAAAAGGACAAAATGTTGAATTGCAGGATGTAATGATTGCCGCTGAAAAGGCAAGTGTAACCTTATTATCATCAATTGAAATGAGAAATAAAGCGATTGAAGCCTATCAGGAAGTAATGCGCATGCAAATGTAA
- the fliF gene encoding flagellar basal-body MS-ring/collar protein FliF, protein MNQKLKEIGEKILLFWRGKSKGQKGMVIGSFLAAVILISVLAFFLSRPNLVPLYKELTLEESGQIKETLDGRGVQSEIADSGTTILVPAEMVNSLKVDLAAEGLPESGTIDYSFFGQNVGFGMTDNEFDVLKLKATQTELANLIKGIEGVKDASVMINLPQETVFVGEEAEQASASIVVTMKPGNKLDQTRVDALYHLVSKSVPNLPADNIVIMDDNFNYFNQNKENDPTVSNYASQHDIKMGIERDLQQQVQKMLGTMIGQDKVVVSVTTDLDFTQENREENLVEPVDKENMAGIQVSAERISEAYTGDGAQAAGGTAGTNEGDVPNYEQSAQNGNGNYERTEERINNEVNRIKKQIVESPYKIRDLGIQVMVEPPNPKNPGSIPQERVDDIRQMLSTIVRTSINKDANANPISDQDIESKIVVSVQPFAGKMQALDNASSPAIPMWVYIAGGALLAVILLLIFLLFRKRRKEDEYEYEEELVTIPINVPDVNEESESEATVRRKQLEKLAKEKPEDFAKLLRTWLSEE, encoded by the coding sequence ATGAATCAAAAGCTTAAAGAAATAGGTGAAAAAATCCTCCTGTTCTGGAGGGGGAAATCAAAAGGTCAAAAAGGAATGGTGATTGGGAGTTTCCTCGCAGCAGTTATCCTGATTTCCGTTCTGGCCTTCTTTTTATCCAGGCCGAATCTGGTGCCTTTATATAAAGAACTAACACTTGAAGAATCCGGTCAGATTAAAGAAACACTTGACGGAAGAGGGGTTCAATCTGAAATTGCAGACAGCGGAACGACGATTCTCGTACCGGCTGAAATGGTAAACAGCTTGAAAGTGGATCTTGCTGCCGAAGGACTTCCGGAGAGCGGTACGATCGACTATTCGTTCTTTGGACAAAATGTCGGGTTCGGGATGACAGACAATGAATTCGATGTATTGAAACTGAAGGCAACCCAAACAGAGCTTGCAAACCTCATTAAAGGGATTGAGGGAGTGAAGGATGCGAGTGTCATGATCAATCTCCCCCAGGAAACTGTCTTTGTCGGTGAGGAAGCAGAACAAGCCTCTGCTTCCATAGTAGTGACGATGAAGCCCGGGAATAAATTGGATCAGACAAGAGTGGACGCTCTTTATCATCTCGTATCTAAAAGTGTACCGAATCTCCCTGCTGATAATATCGTCATAATGGACGATAATTTTAACTATTTCAACCAAAATAAGGAAAATGATCCAACCGTAAGCAATTATGCCAGCCAGCATGATATCAAGATGGGGATCGAGCGGGATTTGCAGCAGCAGGTGCAGAAAATGCTTGGAACGATGATCGGTCAAGATAAAGTAGTTGTTTCTGTAACAACAGATCTTGACTTTACCCAGGAAAACCGGGAAGAGAATTTAGTCGAGCCTGTGGATAAAGAGAATATGGCTGGAATCCAGGTCAGCGCAGAGCGTATTTCAGAAGCCTATACCGGAGACGGTGCGCAGGCAGCCGGAGGTACAGCAGGAACAAATGAAGGGGACGTTCCGAATTATGAACAATCTGCTCAAAACGGTAATGGAAATTACGAGCGGACTGAAGAACGGATCAACAATGAGGTTAACAGAATAAAAAAACAGATTGTTGAAAGCCCATATAAAATAAGAGATTTGGGGATTCAGGTAATGGTTGAACCTCCCAATCCTAAAAATCCCGGATCCATACCACAGGAAAGAGTAGATGATATAAGGCAGATGCTGTCTACAATCGTCCGTACTTCTATTAATAAAGATGCAAATGCGAATCCAATTTCAGATCAGGATATCGAAAGCAAGATTGTTGTATCTGTTCAGCCATTCGCAGGAAAGATGCAAGCACTTGATAATGCATCATCACCCGCCATTCCTATGTGGGTATATATTGCCGGAGGTGCGCTCCTGGCTGTCATACTATTGCTTATTTTCCTTCTCTTCCGAAAAAGAAGAAAAGAAGATGAGTACGAGTATGAAGAAGAACTGGTTACGATTCCAATTAATGTACCTGATGTGAACGAAGAATCGGAATCAGAAGCAACGGTAAGAAGAAAGCAGCTTGAAAAGCTGGCAAAAGAGAAGCCGGAAGACTTTGCGAAGCTCCTCAGAACCTGGCTCTCTGAAGAGTAA
- the fliG gene encoding flagellar motor switch protein FliG produces the protein MARRDQTKLSGKQKAAILLISLGPDVSASVYKHLSEEEIERLTLEISGVRTVDSIKKEDILEEFHEIAMAQDFISSGGIAYAKEVLERALGEERATSIISRLTSTLQVKPFDFARKAEPTQILNFIQNEHPQTISLILSYLDPVQAGQILSELPQEVQADIARRIAVMDRTSPEIIYEVEQILEKKLSSAFTQDYTQTGGVEAVVEVLNGVDRSTERTILDALEIQDPELAEEIKKRMFVFEDIVTLDNRAIQRVIRDVDNEDLKLSLKVASEEVREIVFKNMSARMAETFREEMEYMGPVRLRDVEESQSRIVGVIRRLEENGEIVVARGGGDDIIV, from the coding sequence GTGGCAAGGCGGGATCAAACAAAACTATCAGGAAAACAAAAAGCGGCCATTCTCTTAATCTCACTTGGACCGGATGTGTCTGCTTCTGTTTACAAACATTTATCGGAGGAAGAAATTGAACGGCTGACTCTTGAAATCTCAGGAGTAAGGACCGTTGATTCCATTAAGAAAGAAGATATTTTAGAAGAATTCCATGAAATTGCAATGGCTCAGGACTTTATATCTTCAGGTGGGATTGCCTATGCGAAGGAAGTGCTGGAGCGGGCGCTTGGTGAAGAGAGAGCAACATCAATTATCAGCAGGCTAACTTCCACTCTTCAAGTTAAGCCATTTGACTTTGCAAGAAAAGCAGAACCGACTCAAATTCTTAATTTTATTCAAAATGAACACCCTCAAACCATCTCATTGATTTTGTCCTATCTGGACCCGGTTCAGGCAGGGCAAATTCTTTCCGAACTTCCTCAAGAGGTTCAGGCAGACATAGCAAGGAGGATTGCTGTAATGGATCGGACTTCTCCTGAGATCATTTATGAGGTGGAACAAATACTGGAGAAGAAATTGTCTTCAGCCTTTACCCAGGACTACACCCAGACAGGCGGAGTCGAAGCGGTGGTTGAGGTACTGAATGGAGTAGATCGAAGCACGGAAAGAACCATTCTGGATGCTCTTGAAATTCAGGATCCTGAACTTGCGGAAGAAATAAAGAAACGAATGTTTGTATTTGAAGACATCGTTACACTTGATAATCGCGCTATACAGCGTGTAATACGTGATGTTGATAATGAAGATCTTAAGCTGTCACTTAAAGTGGCGAGTGAAGAAGTCAGAGAAATTGTCTTTAAGAACATGTCTGCGAGAATGGCTGAAACGTTCAGGGAAGAGATGGAATATATGGGGCCTGTCCGTTTGAGAGATGTTGAAGAATCTCAATCAAGAATTGTTGGGGTAATCCGCAGACTGGAAGAGAATGGTGAAATCGTAGTTGCCCGAGGCGGAGGAGACGATATCATTGTCTAA
- the fliH gene encoding flagellar assembly protein FliH yields MSKLIKSRFSSQQTDSAAIVPIMKMENPHLLQEEIEESEQIKRAKRLSEQIIRDARAEEESLLQSIEMAKQNWEHEKMALEEEARQSGYQEGLAYGREDGYQQVSQAIDQANQLVELSRADYLEKVESAEETIVALAVKMAEKIIGTYLNEQPDQMIDIVKQLLKEVKDYDEIKIFVHPERYEYVRSQKGELKQLLTNEQELFLYMDDGLSPFDCFVETSFGRIDASVDTQLKQLEKQLLERLGEAETS; encoded by the coding sequence TTGTCTAAGCTTATCAAGTCACGATTCTCAAGCCAGCAGACAGACTCTGCTGCCATTGTTCCAATTATGAAAATGGAGAATCCCCATTTACTTCAGGAAGAGATAGAAGAATCTGAACAAATCAAACGTGCGAAAAGATTAAGCGAGCAAATCATCAGGGATGCACGTGCTGAAGAAGAATCTCTGCTCCAATCAATTGAAATGGCAAAACAAAATTGGGAACATGAAAAAATGGCTTTAGAAGAAGAGGCAAGGCAGTCAGGCTACCAGGAAGGTCTTGCTTACGGCAGAGAAGATGGATACCAACAAGTTTCCCAAGCTATAGATCAGGCAAACCAACTGGTTGAGCTGTCCCGTGCAGATTACCTGGAAAAAGTAGAATCAGCAGAAGAAACAATTGTTGCACTGGCTGTGAAGATGGCGGAAAAAATCATCGGAACCTACTTAAATGAACAGCCTGATCAAATGATTGATATCGTGAAGCAGCTTCTAAAGGAAGTAAAGGATTATGATGAAATCAAAATTTTTGTACACCCGGAACGATATGAATATGTACGCTCCCAGAAAGGTGAGTTAAAACAGCTTCTCACAAATGAGCAGGAATTGTTTTTGTACATGGATGACGGGTTATCACCTTTTGATTGTTTCGTAGAAACGTCCTTCGGCAGAATTGATGCTTCTGTGGATACTCAGCTTAAACAGCTTGAAAAGCAGCTTCTGGAAAGACTGGGAGAGGCGGAGACTTCATGA
- the fliI gene encoding flagellar protein export ATPase FliI: MKAADLLNVVEMLDSYKRFGKVKRVVGLMIESRGPASSIGDLCYIHTGAGKTKRIPAEVVGFKDENVLLMPFSPVSDISPGSIVEATKEPLRVMAGIPLIGSVLDALGKPLDDASLPKGLSYVASDQSPPNPMKRPPIHEPMEVGVKVIDSLLTVGKGQRVGIFAGSGVGKSTLMGMIARNTKADLNVIALVGERGREVREFIERDLGPEGLKRSIVVVATSDQPALMRMKAAYTATAIAEYFRDTGRDVMLMMDSVTRVAMAQREIGLAIGEPPTTKGYTPSVFAILPKLLERTGTNENGSITAFYTVLVDGDDMNEPIADTVRGILDGHFVLDRALANKGQFPAINVLKSISRVMNQLVPSEHRHAASKLREYLSTYLNSEDLINIGAYKRGSSAEIDEAIRLYPEILAFLKQEVHENVSLNESVHELFTKMEMSTN; this comes from the coding sequence ATGAAAGCGGCTGATCTGCTAAACGTTGTGGAAATGCTTGATTCATATAAACGATTCGGCAAGGTTAAAAGAGTGGTCGGCTTAATGATTGAGTCCAGAGGTCCTGCAAGTTCGATTGGGGACTTATGCTACATCCATACAGGGGCGGGAAAGACGAAAAGAATTCCGGCTGAAGTAGTTGGTTTCAAAGATGAGAATGTTTTGCTGATGCCATTCTCACCCGTATCAGATATTTCGCCGGGCAGTATTGTAGAGGCAACAAAAGAACCTCTTCGTGTAATGGCGGGGATTCCGCTGATCGGATCTGTACTGGATGCTCTCGGGAAGCCTCTGGACGATGCCTCACTTCCAAAAGGCCTTTCTTATGTGGCGTCCGACCAATCACCTCCCAATCCAATGAAAAGACCGCCGATCCATGAGCCGATGGAGGTGGGGGTTAAAGTTATTGACTCACTTTTAACGGTAGGCAAGGGCCAGCGGGTAGGGATCTTTGCGGGGAGCGGGGTTGGAAAAAGCACCCTGATGGGAATGATTGCTCGAAATACGAAAGCAGATTTAAACGTTATCGCACTTGTTGGGGAGCGCGGGCGGGAAGTACGGGAATTTATTGAACGTGACCTGGGACCTGAGGGCTTAAAGCGATCCATTGTCGTCGTAGCGACATCGGATCAGCCGGCTTTAATGAGGATGAAGGCTGCCTATACAGCTACAGCTATTGCTGAGTACTTCCGCGATACAGGAAGAGACGTAATGCTTATGATGGATTCTGTTACAAGGGTGGCGATGGCACAGCGTGAAATCGGACTGGCTATCGGAGAGCCGCCTACGACTAAAGGGTATACACCTTCTGTTTTCGCTATCTTGCCAAAGCTTTTAGAACGAACAGGAACAAATGAAAATGGATCGATTACAGCTTTCTATACCGTGCTTGTTGATGGGGACGACATGAATGAACCTATTGCTGATACGGTCAGGGGAATCTTGGACGGGCACTTTGTGCTTGACCGGGCTCTTGCAAATAAGGGCCAGTTTCCAGCGATTAATGTCCTGAAAAGCATTAGCAGGGTGATGAATCAGCTCGTGCCATCCGAACATAGACATGCAGCAAGTAAACTTCGGGAATATCTTTCTACTTACCTGAATTCAGAGGATTTGATAAATATTGGTGCCTACAAAAGAGGTTCATCAGCAGAAATTGATGAAGCAATTCGGCTGTACCCAGAGATTCTCGCTTTTTTAAAACAGGAAGTTCATGAAAATGTTTCTCTTAACGAAAGTGTGCATGAACTATTTACGAAAATGGAGATGAGTACTAACTAA
- the fliJ gene encoding flagellar export protein FliJ, producing the protein MGYTFRFQKILELKENEKEQRLSEYNRSVQDFETAAEKLYDSMKKKEVLEENTKKRLTSGMAVQEIRHYQQFVTNLDRAIEHYQKLVIVSRNKMQEKQEVLMESNSEVRKFEKMKERHIEMNKEMEKQNDTRSMDDLSIRSFMYREI; encoded by the coding sequence ATGGGATATACATTTCGTTTCCAAAAAATACTCGAGTTGAAGGAGAACGAAAAAGAGCAGCGGCTTTCGGAATACAACCGCTCAGTTCAGGACTTTGAAACTGCCGCAGAAAAGCTGTATGACTCTATGAAAAAAAAGGAAGTTCTTGAAGAAAACACAAAGAAACGATTAACGAGCGGAATGGCTGTGCAGGAAATCCGGCATTATCAGCAATTTGTAACAAACCTGGACCGTGCGATTGAACACTATCAAAAACTGGTGATCGTCAGCAGGAACAAGATGCAGGAAAAGCAGGAAGTACTCATGGAAAGCAACTCAGAAGTCCGAAAGTTCGAAAAAATGAAAGAACGCCATATTGAAATGAATAAAGAAATGGAGAAACAAAACGATACAAGGAGCATGGATGACCTATCGATTCGATCGTTCATGTACCGGGAAATCTAG
- a CDS encoding flagellar hook-length control protein FliK, with the protein MIRSINQMAAPAAQMNGSNPLNGLSFQQMLIGAFPPPNMEGAITESSQLPDSADKQTIAPITKETLLLLLEGLQKQIHTLLKEGSLEEDKIDELENIASELFAFLTQENAPAMYSNLKVNAELQQNGANHKQHHLSEWLTPVKAGHLIEVLTSLEKEGQLPAGLKALLTSLAEKKTGPDTAAAFIQSALKKTGSVHQQSAASAADIVSSTINKAYPLSAASGKSVHLSSGAETGAHLSSTIEKINPLSNETANFTTQSPLAKPEQLLLFVKTDPTGNRVNQEDMIQQIQQLLTRSKFIAVNGSEKLFLKLYPEHLGELRIEIMQSDGKWMAKFTAGSLMVKEVIESHLHQLKQGLTAQHIQMEKIEVLQSFTSPSRDLPQDQGERGRHSGHSNRENPKDDSLERSFEDSLKEELNNE; encoded by the coding sequence TTGATTCGTTCCATTAACCAAATGGCTGCTCCTGCAGCTCAAATGAACGGAAGCAATCCATTGAACGGTCTTTCATTTCAGCAAATGTTAATCGGAGCATTTCCTCCTCCCAATATGGAAGGGGCAATAACAGAGAGCAGTCAGCTGCCCGATTCTGCTGATAAACAAACGATTGCTCCGATCACAAAAGAAACCCTATTGCTTCTTTTGGAAGGGCTTCAGAAACAGATTCATACTTTATTGAAAGAAGGAAGTCTGGAAGAAGACAAGATCGATGAGCTGGAAAACATTGCTTCAGAACTCTTTGCTTTTTTAACGCAGGAAAATGCTCCGGCTATGTATAGCAACCTGAAAGTCAATGCAGAGCTGCAGCAGAACGGGGCCAATCACAAACAGCACCATTTAAGCGAATGGCTGACTCCAGTCAAGGCGGGACATCTAATTGAAGTTTTGACTTCACTTGAAAAAGAAGGACAGCTGCCGGCAGGGCTTAAAGCTTTGCTCACAAGCCTTGCTGAGAAAAAAACGGGTCCTGATACAGCTGCTGCTTTCATACAGAGCGCTTTGAAAAAAACAGGATCTGTCCATCAGCAATCGGCGGCTTCTGCAGCTGATATCGTTTCTTCAACTATTAATAAAGCCTATCCATTATCTGCTGCATCAGGAAAAAGCGTTCACTTATCATCTGGAGCAGAAACAGGCGCTCATTTATCTTCAACAATTGAAAAAATCAATCCTTTATCCAATGAAACCGCAAATTTCACCACTCAATCACCTTTAGCCAAGCCCGAGCAGCTCTTGCTATTTGTAAAAACTGATCCAACTGGAAACAGGGTTAATCAGGAAGATATGATTCAGCAGATTCAGCAGCTTCTTACAAGAAGTAAATTTATTGCTGTAAATGGTTCCGAGAAGCTTTTTCTTAAATTGTACCCTGAGCATTTAGGCGAACTGCGAATTGAAATTATGCAGTCCGACGGGAAATGGATGGCTAAATTTACCGCTGGAAGCTTAATGGTCAAAGAAGTGATTGAAAGCCATCTTCATCAACTCAAACAAGGCCTCACAGCTCAGCATATACAAATGGAAAAAATTGAAGTGCTGCAATCCTTTACTTCTCCAAGCAGAGATCTTCCTCAGGATCAAGGGGAACGCGGCAGACACAGCGGGCACTCAAATCGTGAAAATCCTAAAGACGATTCTCTCGAACGATCTTTTGAGGACTCCCTGAAAGAAGAATTAAACAATGAATAA
- the flgD gene encoding flagellar hook assembly protein FlgD, translating to METKIDSSSMLSSIKKEERKPSDVLGKDDFLKILMSQLQNQDPLNPMEDKEFISQMASFSSLEQMTNMNKTMQDFITSQSGSSILQYSTLIGKEITYSYKETDNDGNTAVKEGKQTVKAISQKNNEVTLELMDGTIIYKDEIVKVSDKGSE from the coding sequence TTGGAAACGAAAATTGATTCATCCTCTATGCTTTCAAGTATCAAAAAGGAAGAAAGAAAACCATCAGATGTACTTGGCAAGGATGATTTCCTGAAAATTCTGATGAGTCAGCTTCAAAACCAGGATCCTTTAAATCCAATGGAAGACAAGGAATTTATCTCTCAAATGGCCTCCTTTTCATCCCTGGAACAGATGACCAACATGAATAAAACAATGCAGGATTTCATCACCTCTCAGTCAGGAAGTTCCATACTTCAGTACAGCACACTGATTGGAAAAGAAATTACCTATTCATACAAGGAAACAGACAATGACGGAAATACAGCTGTTAAAGAAGGCAAACAAACTGTTAAAGCAATCAGTCAGAAAAACAATGAAGTGACACTCGAACTGATGGATGGAACGATCATTTATAAAGATGAAATCGTTAAGGTGTCTGATAAAGGCAGCGAGTAA
- a CDS encoding TIGR02530 family flagellar biosynthesis protein: MENGIEKLKHLPLSLYRPIQKKQNDTSFQTLFQEKLTISKHARARLDERNIVISDEKWNLMEDRLSEAKQKGIQDALFLSNEGAFIISVKNSTLITAMNRKEAASQIFTNINGTILLD, from the coding sequence ATGGAAAATGGAATTGAAAAACTCAAACACCTTCCGCTGTCTCTATACAGACCCATTCAAAAAAAGCAAAACGACACAAGTTTTCAAACTCTTTTTCAAGAAAAACTGACCATTAGCAAGCATGCTAGAGCACGATTAGATGAGCGAAACATTGTCATCTCAGATGAAAAATGGAATTTGATGGAGGACAGGCTTTCCGAAGCAAAGCAAAAGGGTATTCAGGATGCGCTTTTTCTATCAAATGAAGGAGCTTTCATCATCAGTGTGAAAAATTCCACGCTGATTACTGCCATGAATCGAAAAGAAGCAGCGTCTCAGATTTTTACGAATATTAACGGAACAATCTTATTGGATTAA
- the flgG gene encoding flagellar basal body rod protein FlgG — translation MLRSLYSGISGMKNFQTKLDVIGNNISNVNTYGFKKGRTIFQDLYSQSITGASAPAGTMGGTNPSQVGLGSQLASIDTIHTGGSLQTTGRNLDLAISGDGFFQVAETGKFGAPLYTRAGNFYLDNKGDIVTSEGLYLKSTGGGKITIPTTAKSMSVGQDGNVSYVDSTGAIQTAGTIELAKFPNVGGLEKSGSNLYIATTNSGTAVVAAPGQSGIGLVQAGSLEMSNVDLSEEFTEMIVAQRGFQSNTKIITTSDEILQELMNLKR, via the coding sequence ATGCTAAGATCTTTATATTCAGGAATAAGCGGAATGAAAAACTTTCAGACAAAGCTTGATGTTATTGGGAATAACATTTCAAATGTGAATACTTACGGTTTTAAGAAGGGCAGAACGATATTTCAAGATCTTTACAGCCAGTCGATCACTGGGGCGAGTGCACCAGCAGGAACAATGGGAGGCACAAACCCAAGTCAGGTAGGACTTGGTTCACAGCTTGCTTCAATCGATACCATTCACACAGGTGGAAGCCTGCAGACGACGGGAAGGAATTTAGATTTGGCTATTTCCGGGGATGGATTTTTTCAGGTTGCTGAAACTGGGAAATTCGGTGCACCTTTATATACGAGAGCAGGTAACTTTTATTTAGACAATAAGGGCGATATTGTTACGTCCGAAGGGTTATATCTAAAAAGTACGGGCGGTGGAAAAATTACGATTCCTACTACTGCCAAAAGCATGAGTGTTGGACAAGATGGAAATGTTTCATATGTTGATTCAACTGGTGCCATACAAACTGCTGGAACGATTGAGTTAGCAAAATTCCCGAATGTTGGAGGTCTGGAAAAATCAGGTTCCAACCTTTATATCGCCACTACCAATTCAGGCACAGCTGTTGTAGCTGCTCCTGGTCAATCAGGAATCGGCTTAGTACAAGCTGGATCTCTTGAAATGTCAAACGTAGATCTCTCAGAAGAATTCACTGAAATGATTGTTGCCCAAAGAGGATTTCAATCTAATACGAAAATCATTACGACATCAGATGAAATTCTCCAGGAGCTTATGAATCTAAAACGATAA
- a CDS encoding flagellar FlbD family protein: MIKVTRLTGQPFYLNALQIELVESFPDTAITLTNGRKFIVKEKEEEVIERMTNFYREIGLLAMTNKLKEQENE; this comes from the coding sequence ATGATTAAAGTGACCCGTTTAACCGGACAGCCATTTTACTTAAATGCTTTACAGATTGAGTTAGTAGAGTCATTCCCTGATACAGCTATTACCTTAACCAACGGCAGAAAATTCATTGTGAAAGAAAAAGAAGAAGAAGTGATTGAGCGGATGACAAATTTTTATCGGGAAATTGGCCTTTTAGCCATGACGAACAAGCTAAAGGAGCAGGAAAATGAATAA
- the fliL gene encoding flagellar basal body-associated protein FliL: protein MNKKLLSIMFIIITSITLIGVAALAVMTNFFEKDTSGAPTIDEIVEASVEVPELTTNLASGNIVRISLKLETDSKKAKEELEKREFQVKDVIISELSNMNAKQLAGKNGKESLKKTIMGSINNLMQEGKVEKVYTTSFILQ from the coding sequence ATGAATAAAAAGCTATTATCCATTATGTTTATCATTATTACCTCTATTACGCTGATTGGAGTTGCGGCATTAGCGGTAATGACTAATTTTTTTGAGAAAGACACATCAGGAGCGCCAACCATTGATGAAATAGTGGAGGCTTCTGTTGAAGTTCCTGAGCTTACGACAAATCTTGCAAGCGGGAATATCGTCCGGATTTCCCTAAAGTTAGAAACAGATTCAAAGAAAGCAAAGGAAGAGCTTGAAAAAAGAGAGTTTCAGGTAAAGGATGTCATCATCTCGGAATTAAGCAATATGAACGCTAAACAGCTTGCAGGAAAGAATGGCAAGGAATCGTTAAAGAAAACGATCATGGGAAGCATTAACAATCTGATGCAAGAAGGAAAAGTTGAGAAGGTCTACACTACCTCCTTCATCCTGCAATGA